A single window of Vigna unguiculata cultivar IT97K-499-35 chromosome 1, ASM411807v1, whole genome shotgun sequence DNA harbors:
- the LOC114175998 gene encoding leucine-rich repeat receptor-like serine/threonine-protein kinase At1g17230, with the protein MMALDYSFHFLNGVYVMMLFCVGIVLVNSVNEEGSSLLMFKASLHDPNNNLYNWNSSDLTPCNWTGVYCTGSVVTCVKLYHLNLSGTLAPTICNLPKLLELNLSKNFISGPIPDGFVECGSLEVLDLCTNRLHGPLLTPIWKIRTLKKLYLCENYMYDEVLEELGNLVSLEELVIYSNNLTGRIPSSIRKLKQLRVIRAGLNALSGPIPTEISECESLEILGLAQNQLEGSIPRELQKLRNLTTILLWQNSFSGEIPPEIGNISSLELLALHQNLLTGGVPKELGKLSQLKRLYMYTNMLNGTIPPELGNCTKAIEIDLSENHLIGIIPKELGLISNLSLLHLFENNLQGHIPRELGQLRVLRNLDLSLNNLTGTIPLEFENLTHMEDLQLFDNQLEGVIPPRLGAIRNLTILDISANNLFGMIPLHLCAYQKLQFLSLGSNRLFGNIPHSLKTCKSLVQLMLGDNQLTGSLPVELYELHNLTALELYQNRFSGMINPGIGQLRNLERLLLSDNYFEGYLPPEIGSLKQLVTFNVSSNRFSGSIPQELGNCVRMQRLDLSRNHFTGMLPNEIGSLVNLELLKVSDNVLSGEIPGTLGNLIRLTDLELGGNQFSGSISIHLGRLAALQIALNLSHNKLSGSIPDSLGNLQMLESLYLNDNQLVGEIPASIGDLLSLVVCNVSNNKLVGTVPDTTTFRKMDFTNFAGNNGLCRVGTSHCHPSISSSHAAKQSWIRNGSSREKIVSIVSGVVGLVSLIFIVWICLAMRRRGHDAFVSLEGQTNTHVLDNYYFPKEGFTYQDLLEATGNFSEKAVLGRGACGTVFKAIMNDGEVIAVKKLNSRGQGANSVDQSFLAEISTLGKIRHRNIVKLYGFCYHEDSNLLLYEYMENGSLGEQLHSSAITCALDWSSRYKIALGAAQGLCYLHYDCKPQIIHRDIKSNNILLDEVFQAHVGDFGLAKLIDFSFSKSMSAVAGSYGYIAPEYAYTMKVTEKCDIYSFGVVLLELVTGRSPVQPLEQGGDLVTCVRRAIQASVPTSELFDKRLNLSAPKIVEEMSLILKIALFCTSTSPLNRPTMREVIAMLIDAREYVSNSPTSPTSESPLD; encoded by the exons ATGATGGCATTGGACTATAGTTTTCACTTCCTCAATGGGGTTTACGTGATGATGTTGTTTTGCGTTGGCATTGTACTTGTGAATTCGGTTAATGAAGAGGGGTCAAGTCTCTTGATGTTCAAAGCTTCCCTTCATGACCCAAACAACAATCTCTATAACTGGAATTCTTCTGATTTGACTCCTTGCAATTGGACTGGTGTGTATTGCACGGGTTCAGTGGTAACTTGTGTGAAACTTTACCATCTTAATCTATCTGGTACTTTGGCTCCCACCATCTGCAATCTTCCAAAGCTGCTCGAGTtgaatttgtcaaaaaatttcaTCTCTGGCCCCATTCCTGATGGTTTTGTTGAGTGTGGTAGTTTGGAGGTTTTGGACCTTTGCACAAATAGGCTTCATGGACCCCTTCTGACCCCTATTTGGAAAATCAGAACACTTAAAAAGCTCTATCTGTGTGAAAACTATATGTATGATGAAGTGCTGGAGGAGCTTGGGAATTTGGTATCACTTGAGGAGCTAGTTATCTATAGCAATAATTTAACTGGGAGAATTCCCTCTTCAATAAGAAAGTTGAAGCAGCTTAGAGTTATAAGGGCCGGTCTGAATGCCCTCTCAGGACCAATACCTACTGAAATCAGTGAATGTGAGAGCTTGGAGATATTGGGGTTGGCACAGAATCAACTAGAAGGTTCCATTCCAAGGGAGCTTCAAAAGCTTCGGAACCTCACTACTATACTTCTGTGGCAAAATTCTTTCTCTGGAGAGATTCCTCCTGAGATTGGAAACATTAGTAGCTTGGAATTGCTTGCTTTGCACCAAAATTTACTAACTGGTGGTGTCCCCAAGGAACTGGGAAAGCTGTCCCAGTTGAAGAGGTTGTACATGTACACCAACATGCTGAACGGAACAATTCCACCTGAGCTAGGAAACTGCACAAAGGCTATTGAGATAGACCTATCTGAAAATCATTTGATTGGGATCATTCCCAAGGAGCTGGGCCTAATCTCTAATCTTAGCTTGCTTCATCTGTTTGAAAACAACCTACAGGGTCATATTCCAAGGGAGCTCGGTCAGTTAAGGGTGCTAAGAAATTTAGACCTGTCACTAAATAACTTGACTGGTACAATTCCACTGGAGTTTGAAAACCTTACACACATGGAAGATTTGCAGCTATTTGACAATCAACTTGAAGGTGTGATTCCTCCTCGGCTTGGAGCTATTAGGAACCTTACTATTCTTGATATATCTGCAAACAACCTTTTTGGTATGATACCTCTTCATCTTTGTGCATATCAGAAGCTACAATTCCTGAGCCTTGGGTCAAATAGGTTGTTTGGAAATATTCCTCATAGCCTGAAAACATGCAAATCTCTTGTGCAGCTTATGCTGGGGGACAACCAGCTGACAGGAAGCCTGCCTGTTGAATTGTATGAACTTCACAATCTCACTGCTCTGGAACTCTATCAGAATCGATTTTCTGGGATGATAAACCCCGGGATAGGTCAACTCAGGAATCTAGAGAGGCTTCTCTTGTCAGATAACTACTTTGAAGGCTATCTCCCGCCTGAGATTGGAAGTTTGAAACAACTTGTCACATTCAATGTTTCCTCTAACCGTTTCAGTGGAAGTATTCCTCAAGAGTTGGGAAACTGTGTTAGAATGCAGAGGCTTGATCTTAGCAGGAACCACTTCACTGGTATGCTTCCAAATGAAATTGGCAGCCTGGTGAACTTGGAACTGTTAAAAGTTTCTGATAACGTGCTCTCAGGAGAAATACCAGGCACTTTGGGGAATCTTATTCGGCTCACAGACCTGGAACTAGGTGGCAACCAGTTTTCAGGAAGCATCTCTATTCATTTGGGAAGACTTGCAGCCCTTCAGATTGCTCTTAACCTGAGCCACAACAAACTTTCTGGCTCAATTCCTGATAGTCTTGGTAACTTACAAATGCTAGAGTCCCTTTATCTCAATGACAATCAACTTGTTGGTGAGATTCCAGCATCAATTGGTGACCTTCTCAGTCTTGTAGTGTGCAATGTATCTAACAACAAGCTAGTAGGAACTGTTCCAGACACCACTACATTTAGAAAGATGGATTTCACGAACTTTGCTGGGAACAACGGTTTGTGCCGTGTCGGTACCAGTCATTGCCATCCATCTATATCTTCCTCTCATGCTGCGAAACAAAGCTGGATCAGAAATGGTTCCTCGAGGGAAAAAATAGTCAGCATTGTTTCTGGGGTTGTTGGACTAGTTTCTCTTATTTTCATAGTGTGGATATGTTTGGCTATGAGGCGCCGTGGCCATGATGCTTTTGTTTCACTTGAAGGGCAAACTAACACTCATGTCTTGGATAACTACTACTTTCCCAAAGAAGGGTTTACATACCAGGATCTCTTGGAAGCCACTGGCAATTTTTCAGAAAAGGCAGTTCTAGGAAGAGGAGCTTGTGGCACTGTGTTCAAGGCAATTATGAATGACGGTGAAGTGATTGCTGTAAAGAAGCTGAATTCGCGAGGACAAGGAGCAAATAGTGTTGACCAAAGCTTCCTTGCCGAGATTTCAACTCTTGGAAAGATCAGGCACAGGAACATTGTGAAGCTGTATGGATTTTGCTACCATGAGGATTCTAATCTTCTCCTATATGAATACATGGAAAATGGAAGCCTTGGTGAACAACTTCATTCAAGTGCAATCACTTGTGCACTGGATTGGAGTAGTCGATATAAAATTGCTCTTGGAGCAGCACAAGGCTTATGCTATCTTCATTATGATTGCAAACCTCAAATCATTCACCGTGACATTAAGTCTAACAACATATTACTTGACGAGGTGTTTCAGGCTCACGTTGGAGATTTTGGCTTGGCAAAGTtgattgatttttctttctcaaaatCCATGTCTGCTGTGGCCGGTTCCTATGGCTACATTGCCCCAG AATACGCTTACACGATGAAGGTGACTGAAAAGTGTGACATCTATAGCTTTGGGGTAGTTTTGCTTGAACTAGTTACTGGGAGGTCACCTGTTCAACCTTTGGAACAAGGTGGTGACCTAGTCACCTGTGTGAGAAGAGCAATTCAAGCATCAGTACCAACCTCTGAATTATTTGACAAGAGATTGAATCTTAGTGCTCCAAAGATAGTTGAGGAAATGTCTCTTATTCTCAAAATTGCCCTGTTCTGTACCAGCACATCTCCACTTAACAGGCCCACTATGAGAGAGGTCATTGCAATGTTGATTGATGCTAGGGAATATGTCAGCAACTCACCAACCTCTCCTACATCAGAATCTCCATTGGATTAG